One genomic segment of Fervidobacterium pennivorans includes these proteins:
- a CDS encoding NAD(P)-dependent malic enzyme, with amino-acid sequence MGPLDIHKLLQGKYRITTPLEVTEDNLKYLYTPGVAEVALECAKNPENCFIYARRKHTIAVVSDGSAVLGLGNVGPYGALPVMEGKAMLFKEFGNLDAFPICLGTQNVEEIVNIVKALEPSFGGINLEDISAPRCFEILNRLDNEMTIPVFHDDQQGTAVVVVAGLLNALKLAGKRISDVKIVVNGIGAAGYNIVKLLLEFGAKNIFACDIDGLLNEKTSLHKYHLEIARLTNPSNISATLRECLKEADVFIGVSKGNILTGEDIKQMAVKPIIFALANPTPEIAPEVAYENGAFIVATGRSDYPNQVNNLLAFPGIMRAAVEKQRKITLLTLMKAAEIISKTIEPERNMILPKATDRRLHESLYYTLLESFE; translated from the coding sequence ATGGGACCTTTAGATATTCACAAGCTTTTACAAGGAAAGTACAGGATAACCACACCATTGGAAGTTACTGAAGATAACTTAAAATATCTCTATACACCTGGAGTTGCGGAGGTTGCACTCGAATGTGCGAAAAACCCAGAAAATTGTTTTATATACGCCAGGCGGAAACATACAATAGCGGTCGTAAGTGATGGAAGTGCGGTCCTTGGTCTTGGCAACGTAGGTCCTTACGGTGCTTTACCAGTTATGGAAGGAAAAGCTATGCTTTTTAAGGAATTCGGAAATTTAGATGCGTTCCCAATATGTCTCGGTACTCAAAATGTGGAGGAAATAGTAAACATTGTAAAAGCTCTTGAACCTTCTTTTGGAGGAATAAATTTAGAAGATATATCTGCTCCAAGATGTTTTGAAATATTGAACCGTCTGGATAATGAAATGACTATTCCCGTGTTTCACGATGACCAACAAGGAACAGCCGTTGTTGTGGTAGCTGGATTGTTAAATGCTTTGAAATTGGCAGGTAAAAGAATATCTGATGTGAAAATTGTGGTAAATGGTATAGGTGCTGCTGGCTACAATATAGTAAAACTTCTTCTCGAATTTGGAGCAAAGAATATTTTTGCTTGTGATATCGACGGTTTGTTGAATGAGAAAACATCACTTCATAAATACCACCTGGAGATTGCAAGACTTACAAATCCAAGCAACATTTCCGCAACTCTTAGAGAATGTTTGAAGGAAGCTGATGTCTTCATCGGGGTTTCAAAGGGCAACATCTTAACAGGTGAAGATATTAAGCAAATGGCTGTGAAGCCTATAATATTTGCTCTTGCCAATCCAACACCTGAAATAGCACCTGAAGTCGCTTATGAAAACGGAGCATTTATAGTTGCGACAGGTCGGTCAGATTATCCAAACCAAGTAAATAACTTACTGGCATTCCCAGGAATCATGCGTGCAGCTGTGGAAAAGCAAAGAAAGATAACGCTTTTAACACTTATGAAAGCTGCTGAGATAATTTCAAAAACTATTGAACCTGAAAGAAATATGATTCTTCCTAAAGCAACAGATAGAAGATTGCATGAGAGTCTATATTACACATTACTTGAAAGTTTTGAATAG
- a CDS encoding DUF554 domain-containing protein — MANVTGLIPAVVNAFAVVLGSSIGFFFRKGISERYKKVLFIAVGLSTIGIGSKMILGANNFLIVLFSMVLGGVIGEFFNIEGKLKAIGDSIKEGDFSTGFVTSSLLFLVGPMTIVGSITAGLKGDGSLIYTKSLLDFVSSIVLSSTYGLGVMLSAVSVLVIQGGITLFAGLLTFLTNPIYLNDLVAVGGLMVFGIGLRILEIKDTKVGNYLPALLVSPMLTFLTTLFK, encoded by the coding sequence ATGGCGAATGTAACAGGTTTGATACCAGCAGTTGTAAATGCCTTTGCTGTTGTTCTTGGAAGTTCTATTGGTTTCTTCTTTAGGAAAGGCATATCGGAGAGGTACAAAAAAGTCTTGTTTATAGCTGTTGGTTTATCGACGATTGGAATAGGTTCAAAGATGATTCTAGGGGCAAATAATTTTCTAATAGTATTGTTTTCCATGGTTCTGGGTGGTGTGATTGGCGAATTTTTTAATATAGAAGGCAAGTTGAAAGCAATTGGAGATAGTATCAAAGAAGGCGATTTTTCAACCGGATTTGTGACTTCTTCTCTGTTGTTCCTTGTAGGACCTATGACAATTGTTGGTTCCATAACCGCAGGTCTCAAAGGTGATGGCAGTCTTATTTACACAAAGTCACTACTTGATTTCGTCTCGTCTATTGTTCTTTCGTCAACATATGGACTCGGAGTAATGCTCTCTGCTGTCAGTGTGTTGGTAATTCAAGGTGGAATAACACTCTTTGCAGGATTATTGACCTTTTTGACAAATCCGATATATCTGAATGACCTTGTCGCGGTCGGTGGCTTGATGGTCTTTGGGATAGGTCTGAGGATACTTGAAATAAAAGATACAAAGGTAGGAAATTACTTGCCGGCGCTTTTGGTTTCTCCGATGCTTACGTTTCTAACAACGCTGTTTAAATAA
- a CDS encoding class II SORL domain-containing protein, with amino-acid sequence MIGDFVKSGDFKGEKHVPVICAPDKVKKGEWFEVEVSVGKEIPHPNTVEHHIAWIELYAMPEGAPYILRIGRYEFSPTLEEPIVKVKIKLEKTSKLIALSYCNLHGLWEGFADVVVEE; translated from the coding sequence ATGATAGGCGATTTTGTAAAATCCGGAGATTTTAAAGGTGAAAAGCACGTTCCAGTAATCTGTGCTCCAGACAAGGTCAAGAAAGGTGAATGGTTCGAAGTTGAAGTATCTGTGGGAAAAGAGATTCCGCATCCAAACACAGTTGAGCACCACATTGCTTGGATAGAACTTTATGCAATGCCAGAAGGCGCACCTTACATATTAAGAATTGGAAGATACGAATTCTCACCAACGCTCGAAGAACCAATCGTCAAAGTCAAAATAAAACTTGAGAAAACTTCAAAGCTTATCGCCTTATCCTACTGTAACCTACACGGTCTTTGGGAAGGTTTCGCAGACGTTGTTGTAGAAGAATAA
- a CDS encoding rubrerythrin family protein, producing MRDMTKKFLEDAFAGESMAHMKYLIFADEAEKSGLKKLAKLFKAIAYAEFVHARNHFKALKKLGDNPVNIQSCIAGETFEVEEMYPVYNETAKLQGEREAQISTYYALEAEKIHAEMYKKALELVNAGKDYEAEKIYICSVCGYTTEEEAPEKCPVCGAPKSAFVEF from the coding sequence ATGAGGGATATGACGAAGAAGTTCCTTGAAGATGCTTTTGCGGGTGAATCTATGGCACACATGAAGTATCTCATTTTCGCGGATGAAGCTGAAAAGTCCGGACTTAAGAAATTAGCAAAACTTTTCAAAGCTATTGCTTATGCAGAATTTGTCCATGCAAGGAACCACTTTAAGGCGCTCAAAAAGTTGGGGGATAATCCTGTCAACATCCAGTCCTGTATTGCAGGTGAAACATTCGAAGTAGAGGAAATGTATCCTGTTTACAACGAAACGGCGAAATTGCAAGGAGAAAGAGAAGCACAAATAAGCACATATTATGCGTTGGAAGCGGAAAAGATTCACGCTGAAATGTATAAGAAGGCGCTCGAGCTTGTAAACGCAGGAAAAGACTACGAAGCTGAAAAAATCTACATTTGTTCGGTATGTGGATACACAACCGAAGAAGAAGCACCAGAAAAGTGTCCAGTATGTGGTGCTCCAAAGTCAGCGTTTGTTGAATTTTAA
- a CDS encoding Fur family transcriptional regulator, with amino-acid sequence MVKSNVKDPRSVIRELLKEKGVKPTVHRVEILEYLSKTYSHPSADDIYEHFVKEQRLPVLSRATVYNTLRALADAGLVKVIITPDAIRYDFAKENHHHFYCTQCKKIYDVELNVELPSITNVDGHEVRNVQLTLVGVCKNCLGR; translated from the coding sequence ATGGTAAAAAGTAACGTGAAAGACCCGAGAAGTGTGATACGCGAGTTGTTAAAAGAAAAAGGTGTAAAACCTACTGTTCATAGAGTGGAGATTTTGGAATACCTTAGTAAGACTTACTCACATCCTTCGGCAGATGATATCTATGAGCATTTTGTTAAAGAGCAAAGACTACCTGTGCTTTCGAGGGCAACTGTGTACAACACCCTTAGAGCTCTGGCAGATGCTGGATTAGTTAAGGTGATTATTACTCCCGATGCTATAAGATACGATTTTGCAAAGGAGAATCATCATCATTTCTACTGCACTCAATGTAAGAAGATATACGATGTTGAACTTAACGTTGAACTTCCAAGTATTACCAATGTCGATGGGCATGAAGTTCGAAATGTACAGCTTACGTTGGTAGGTGTATGCAAAAACTGTTTGGGTCGTTGA
- the epsC gene encoding serine O-acetyltransferase EpsC, producing the protein MHLLVDFRKIKKLIAELINASKAIKIDKEYLRRLDPSFESSYQYLFHAGFRSLRLYRISHAFYVSDFKFLAYLIYHINRILYTVDIHPAAVLEPGVVIDHGAGLVIGSTAVVGSGTVLYHGVTLGAKYITKGKRHPTVGRNVIIGAGAKVLGPVYIGDNAKIGANSVVISDVSKGATAVGIPARIVFKNNTESPKSHLFHSTIDKNDGGDELCHKKENNLKKVLM; encoded by the coding sequence GTGCATCTTTTGGTAGATTTCAGAAAAATCAAAAAGCTCATAGCAGAGCTAATTAACGCGAGTAAGGCTATTAAGATTGACAAAGAATACTTAAGACGTTTAGACCCCTCTTTCGAAAGCTCCTACCAATATCTTTTCCACGCTGGTTTCAGGTCGTTAAGGCTTTACAGAATATCGCATGCGTTCTACGTGTCGGATTTCAAATTCTTAGCCTATCTAATATACCATATCAATCGAATATTGTACACTGTTGATATTCACCCAGCTGCCGTGCTGGAACCAGGGGTTGTAATAGATCATGGTGCGGGTCTTGTTATTGGTTCAACAGCGGTAGTCGGTAGTGGTACAGTACTGTATCACGGTGTTACTCTTGGTGCAAAATACATAACCAAAGGGAAGCGTCACCCAACTGTTGGGAGGAATGTGATTATCGGAGCTGGCGCAAAAGTACTTGGACCAGTATATATAGGTGATAACGCCAAGATAGGCGCGAACAGTGTTGTTATCTCTGATGTTTCAAAAGGAGCAACAGCTGTTGGAATTCCTGCACGTATTGTTTTTAAGAATAACACAGAAAGCCCGAAATCTCATCTATTTCATTCCACAATAGACAAAAACGATGGGGGTGATGAACTTTGTCACAAAAAGGAAAACAACCTAAAGAAGGTTCTGATGTGA
- a CDS encoding PLP-dependent cysteine synthase family protein, with protein sequence MFRNIIVGKTPLIYLEKYSIYAKVERNNLTGSVKDRPVYFMILKALKDGLINPNTIIVEPTSGNTGIALAWIGAKLGLKTILTMPETVSVERRQILTSLGADVILTENMSKAVEKALEIVSTKSAFMPNQFENPENVNAHFVTTGPELLSQMDYQLDAFVAGIGTGGTITGVGKFLKNFCSEIKIIGAEPLQSPVITGGIPGKHRIQGIGAGFVPKILDLQVVDEVIQVDDEEAIRWTSKLWKEGIFVGISSAANLIASILVKEKYGLQRVATVFPDDGSKYISVLSR encoded by the coding sequence ATGTTTCGAAATATAATCGTCGGAAAGACTCCTCTTATTTATCTGGAGAAATACTCTATTTACGCTAAGGTTGAGCGAAACAACCTTACAGGTAGCGTTAAGGATAGACCTGTCTACTTTATGATTTTGAAAGCTTTAAAAGACGGATTAATAAATCCCAATACTATCATCGTCGAGCCGACAAGCGGTAACACGGGAATTGCGCTAGCATGGATAGGTGCGAAGCTGGGTCTAAAAACAATCCTTACAATGCCAGAAACCGTTTCTGTCGAACGACGTCAGATATTGACAAGTTTAGGTGCAGACGTAATCCTTACCGAAAACATGTCGAAGGCGGTAGAAAAAGCGCTTGAGATTGTTTCAACAAAATCCGCGTTCATGCCAAATCAATTTGAGAATCCTGAAAATGTAAATGCACATTTTGTGACAACCGGACCAGAGTTGTTGAGCCAAATGGATTATCAGTTGGATGCCTTTGTCGCAGGTATCGGAACTGGAGGAACAATAACCGGGGTTGGGAAGTTTCTAAAAAACTTTTGTTCAGAAATCAAAATAATAGGTGCAGAACCTTTACAATCACCTGTTATAACTGGAGGAATACCAGGTAAACACAGAATCCAAGGCATCGGTGCTGGATTCGTACCCAAAATCTTGGATTTACAGGTGGTAGATGAAGTTATTCAAGTAGATGACGAAGAAGCTATAAGATGGACTTCTAAGCTTTGGAAGGAAGGGATATTCGTAGGAATATCGTCCGCTGCTAACCTAATCGCAAGTATATTAGTTAAAGAAAAGTATGGCTTACAGCGTGTTGCAACCGTTTTTCCAGACGATGGCTCGAAGTATATTTCGGTTCTCTCTAGGTAG
- a CDS encoding stage V sporulation protein S, giving the protein MEILKVSSKSSPNKVAGAIVGSLKKNEKVEIQAIGAGAVNQASKSLAVARRFLEQEGLDLYVVPAFIEIQIGNETRTGISFKVYLQKK; this is encoded by the coding sequence ATGGAGATTTTGAAGGTCAGCTCAAAGTCAAGTCCAAACAAAGTTGCGGGTGCTATTGTGGGTTCTCTCAAGAAGAACGAAAAGGTGGAAATTCAAGCTATTGGTGCTGGTGCAGTTAACCAAGCATCAAAATCTTTGGCCGTTGCTAGGAGGTTTTTGGAACAAGAAGGATTAGACCTCTACGTTGTCCCAGCGTTCATCGAAATTCAAATTGGTAATGAAACAAGAACCGGCATATCTTTCAAAGTTTACCTTCAAAAGAAGTGA
- a CDS encoding DUF1385 domain-containing protein, whose protein sequence is MKVGGQAVIDGVLMMGKKIVVAVRKQSGEIEVRELGIPGVSQKWMRIPFIRGFISLYYSLYFGMKALNLSAEISTDEKMKKSESFFSILIAVVLAVGLFIVFPAYLTKWLGFKDNEFLFSLVDGLIRLGLFLSYVFFISLFEDVKSVFRYHGAEHKAVHTYEHNEELTVENARKYSTIHPRCGTNFVMIFLIIAILVHSLYGLLGVTMLGRIIFRIFAIPVVAGISYELLRLFDKYPKIRFLALPGMILQKLTTAEPDDSQLEVALVSLRHAIGAVDTAVVFDNNELKEKNQQTETDIYEQPEFLG, encoded by the coding sequence TTGAAAGTCGGTGGTCAAGCGGTAATTGACGGTGTTTTAATGATGGGGAAAAAGATAGTTGTAGCTGTTAGAAAGCAGTCAGGAGAGATAGAGGTTCGTGAACTTGGAATTCCAGGTGTCAGTCAAAAATGGATGAGGATACCATTTATACGTGGGTTTATAAGCCTGTACTACTCTCTTTACTTTGGGATGAAAGCATTGAATCTCAGTGCCGAAATCTCCACAGATGAAAAGATGAAGAAAAGCGAATCTTTCTTCTCGATTCTTATTGCTGTTGTTTTGGCTGTAGGCTTGTTTATTGTCTTTCCTGCTTATTTAACAAAATGGTTAGGGTTTAAAGATAACGAATTTCTCTTTTCTTTGGTGGATGGTTTAATAAGGTTGGGTCTTTTCCTATCGTATGTGTTTTTCATATCACTCTTTGAGGATGTTAAAAGCGTATTCAGATACCATGGTGCTGAGCATAAGGCAGTTCATACATACGAACACAACGAGGAATTGACCGTCGAAAACGCAAGAAAATACTCAACGATACATCCAAGATGTGGAACGAATTTTGTTATGATTTTCTTAATAATTGCTATTTTAGTGCACAGTTTATACGGTCTTCTCGGAGTTACAATGTTAGGACGCATCATTTTCAGAATCTTCGCAATACCGGTAGTTGCAGGAATTTCTTACGAGTTGTTGAGACTTTTTGACAAATATCCAAAAATCCGATTTTTGGCACTTCCTGGTATGATACTACAAAAACTTACTACCGCTGAACCAGATGATTCACAATTAGAAGTTGCTCTTGTCTCTCTCCGGCACGCCATTGGAGCCGTTGATACTGCTGTTGTTTTTGATAATAATGAGCTGAAAGAAAAAAATCAACAAACTGAGACCGATATATACGAACAACCCGAATTCCTTGGTTGA
- the mraY gene encoding phospho-N-acetylmuramoyl-pentapeptide-transferase translates to MQTSNIFFATVLMAEFLIGLLVFPKYINYMKKLKLGQYIRQEGPDLHNYKEGTPTAGGIVFLAIALIAGIVLGVKKELLLTILFYGFIGFLDDFVSIAKKRSLGLKAWQKLALQMLFSIWVAYTVLQYRESTVFGFPVPKWFFYIFTMFLISGYSNATNLTDGLDGLAGWVFVTSALPFLLLANDYNQLISILVLVMPLLAFLVYNTRPAKVFMGDTGSLALGAYISTYALMTSNELPLIFFTTIFLLETISVILQVGSFKLRGKRIFKMAPIHHHFELLGWTEEKIVGVFSAWNLAIAITYLSFLLRL, encoded by the coding sequence ATGCAAACCTCGAATATTTTCTTTGCAACTGTTCTAATGGCAGAATTCCTGATAGGCTTGTTGGTGTTTCCAAAGTACATTAACTATATGAAAAAACTAAAATTAGGGCAGTACATAAGACAAGAGGGCCCTGATTTGCACAATTATAAAGAAGGCACCCCAACGGCAGGAGGTATAGTCTTTTTAGCAATTGCGCTTATAGCTGGAATCGTTCTTGGGGTGAAAAAAGAACTCCTGCTGACAATTCTTTTCTATGGTTTTATCGGATTTTTGGATGACTTCGTTAGCATAGCGAAGAAGCGCTCTTTGGGACTTAAAGCTTGGCAAAAGTTGGCATTACAGATGCTGTTTTCGATATGGGTAGCCTACACTGTCCTCCAATATCGTGAAAGCACTGTATTTGGTTTTCCTGTTCCAAAGTGGTTTTTTTACATATTTACAATGTTTTTAATTTCAGGGTATTCCAATGCGACTAATCTTACAGATGGGCTTGACGGACTTGCCGGATGGGTATTTGTCACAAGTGCATTGCCGTTTTTACTTTTGGCAAACGATTATAATCAATTGATTTCAATATTAGTTCTCGTAATGCCCTTGCTTGCGTTTCTTGTGTATAACACAAGACCTGCAAAAGTCTTCATGGGTGACACAGGTTCATTAGCGCTGGGAGCTTATATCTCGACGTATGCATTGATGACAAGCAATGAACTTCCCCTTATTTTCTTTACGACCATATTCTTGTTGGAAACAATAAGCGTGATACTCCAGGTTGGTTCGTTCAAGCTTAGGGGGAAAAGAATTTTTAAAATGGCACCTATACATCACCACTTTGAACTGCTCGGCTGGACAGAAGAAAAGATAGTTGGTGTCTTCAGTGCTTGGAACCTTGCAATTGCAATCACTTATCTCTCTTTCCTTTTAAGGTTGTAG
- a CDS encoding UDP-N-acetylmuramoyl-tripeptide--D-alanyl-D-alanine ligase, with translation MELRDLVGHRFVTDSREVKPGDVFVAIKGNRVDGHDFANQAVQSGAFAVIVEKDVSLPNQVVVPNTVEFLGMFASKILEKFGPKIVGITGSNGKTTTKEIVANVLSAEIPTFKNEGNLNSEIGLPLSIINSYRGEPVIVLEMAQRNVGDIEYLCKLFPPDIGVLLNVGSAHVGVAGNVDSIFKGKWQIVENSKEALVNFDDERMRCEKCKYFGTKGGTYVLKERRFDGKNTLLTFETSEGEFYYALPGFWPKAMAISVLVAFAVTDMLDILFNPIKLLTFKPLKGRFNIHRLGKAFIIDDTYNASYESFKHGIEEIKEHFPRPVYAVVGAMKELGEYSTYYHQLLSKLLEEIDGVVVYDKESESKDITPANLLFRSEKEDEIVKFIKDKILAPEFSGTLYFKASRAVELDKIVDKLLEDTNA, from the coding sequence ATGGAACTGAGAGACTTGGTTGGTCATCGTTTCGTTACAGATTCCAGAGAAGTAAAACCTGGCGATGTGTTTGTTGCGATAAAGGGTAACCGAGTAGATGGACATGACTTTGCAAACCAAGCAGTTCAATCAGGAGCATTTGCTGTTATTGTTGAAAAAGATGTGTCACTACCAAATCAGGTAGTTGTTCCAAACACAGTTGAATTTCTTGGAATGTTCGCTAGTAAGATACTGGAAAAATTCGGTCCGAAGATTGTTGGTATAACAGGTTCTAATGGTAAGACGACAACAAAAGAGATTGTTGCAAACGTGCTCAGTGCGGAAATTCCCACATTTAAAAACGAAGGCAATCTTAATTCGGAAATAGGACTTCCTCTTTCAATTATCAACTCCTATCGCGGCGAACCTGTCATTGTCTTGGAGATGGCTCAAAGAAATGTTGGAGACATTGAATACCTTTGCAAGCTCTTCCCACCTGATATAGGTGTTCTTCTCAATGTAGGAAGTGCACATGTAGGTGTAGCTGGTAATGTCGACAGTATATTCAAAGGCAAATGGCAAATTGTTGAGAATTCAAAAGAAGCTTTGGTTAATTTCGATGATGAGCGAATGAGATGTGAAAAATGCAAATACTTTGGTACAAAAGGTGGAACCTACGTTTTGAAAGAAAGAAGATTTGACGGAAAAAACACATTACTAACATTCGAAACAAGTGAAGGTGAATTTTATTACGCTTTGCCAGGTTTTTGGCCAAAAGCGATGGCCATATCTGTTCTTGTAGCATTCGCTGTTACTGATATGTTGGACATTTTATTCAATCCTATAAAACTTTTGACTTTCAAACCTCTTAAAGGACGGTTTAACATCCATAGGTTGGGAAAAGCTTTCATAATTGACGATACATACAACGCGAGCTATGAGTCTTTTAAACATGGGATAGAAGAAATCAAAGAACATTTTCCAAGACCAGTTTATGCAGTTGTTGGGGCAATGAAAGAGCTTGGAGAGTATTCCACATATTACCATCAATTGCTTTCAAAACTGCTTGAGGAAATTGATGGAGTCGTAGTATATGATAAAGAATCGGAATCCAAAGATATAACTCCAGCCAATCTTTTGTTCAGAAGCGAAAAAGAGGATGAAATTGTGAAATTCATAAAGGATAAGATCTTGGCACCTGAATTTTCCGGAACCCTTTATTTTAAGGCATCTCGAGCAGTTGAGTTAGATAAAATTGTTGACAAGCTTTTAGAGGACACAAACGCTTGA
- a CDS encoding UDP-N-acetylmuramoyl-L-alanyl-D-glutamate--2,6-diaminopimelate ligase, with protein sequence MKLRHLLESIQRFVVFDNIPEELKDKDVTGVFNNSKKVVPGSLFICRKGTKFDSHTIVDTLYKESGVVAFVTEREINNNLPYVQVYDSRLAEAYLAAEFYEHPYKKLITFGVTGTNGKTTCAHLFHHIMQQLGLTGSLSGTVMNDIMGDKFYIHNTTPDALTIMENMAKTVKSGGSYYSMEVSSHSLDQARVETIRFDIAGLTNITRDHLDYHPTFEHYVNSKLHLFDLLKKDGIAVVHEDYASLVSSKKVPKLVTFGTSENAIYRISDISTTWNGTTFTLTSPYGTKKVYTQMIGDYNAFNVTLVIAGLFELGYEPDEIISYVSTFRGVDGRFEPIPEARKLGIEVIVDFAHSPDALEKVILAARKLAKGRVIVVYGAGGQADKGKRPMMAEVVTKLADIAILTTDDPRGEDPEEIIKEVEKGVQPNSLSLTVLDRREAIDTAITLATRGDVVLITGRGHEPYQIFTETLKIPFKDRDVALDIILSKINKNHSRDVDK encoded by the coding sequence TTGAAATTAAGACATCTTTTGGAATCCATTCAAAGGTTTGTTGTTTTTGACAACATACCAGAAGAATTAAAAGACAAGGATGTAACTGGCGTCTTCAACAATTCAAAAAAGGTTGTTCCAGGTTCTCTATTCATCTGCAGGAAAGGAACAAAGTTCGATTCACATACCATTGTTGACACACTTTACAAAGAAAGTGGAGTAGTCGCCTTTGTCACGGAAAGAGAAATCAACAACAACCTTCCTTATGTCCAGGTTTATGACAGCAGACTTGCAGAAGCTTACCTTGCAGCCGAGTTTTACGAACATCCTTACAAAAAGCTAATAACTTTCGGAGTAACTGGTACGAACGGAAAAACTACATGTGCGCATTTATTCCACCATATAATGCAGCAACTGGGGCTCACAGGAAGTTTATCTGGAACAGTCATGAACGACATAATGGGGGACAAATTCTACATACATAACACCACCCCTGATGCGCTAACGATAATGGAAAACATGGCAAAAACGGTAAAGAGTGGTGGAAGTTATTATTCAATGGAAGTTTCTTCCCATTCGTTAGATCAAGCGCGAGTGGAAACCATCAGATTTGACATAGCTGGTCTTACAAACATAACAAGAGACCACCTTGATTATCACCCGACTTTTGAACATTACGTGAATTCAAAGCTCCACTTGTTTGATTTGCTTAAAAAAGATGGAATAGCGGTTGTTCACGAAGATTACGCATCGCTTGTCTCAAGCAAAAAGGTGCCGAAGCTTGTCACATTTGGAACGAGTGAAAACGCAATTTATAGGATTTCAGATATATCAACCACTTGGAATGGGACAACCTTTACACTCACTTCACCTTACGGTACAAAGAAAGTCTACACACAGATGATAGGCGATTACAATGCTTTTAATGTTACCTTGGTTATTGCTGGGTTATTCGAGCTCGGATATGAACCTGACGAAATCATCAGTTACGTAAGCACGTTTAGAGGTGTTGATGGCAGGTTTGAACCAATTCCGGAAGCAAGAAAACTTGGAATTGAAGTAATAGTAGATTTTGCCCACTCACCTGACGCCTTAGAAAAGGTTATACTCGCTGCAAGAAAACTCGCAAAAGGAAGAGTTATAGTTGTCTATGGAGCTGGTGGACAAGCAGATAAAGGCAAAAGACCGATGATGGCAGAAGTGGTAACAAAACTTGCGGATATAGCGATACTTACAACAGATGACCCTCGTGGAGAAGATCCGGAGGAAATTATAAAAGAAGTTGAAAAAGGTGTCCAACCTAATTCTCTTTCGCTTACCGTGCTTGATAGACGCGAGGCTATAGATACAGCAATAACACTTGCAACAAGAGGAGACGTTGTACTTATTACGGGAAGGGGACACGAACCATACCAGATATTCACAGAAACGTTAAAGATACCTTTTAAAGATAGAGATGTCGCGTTGGATATAATTCTTTCGAAAATTAACAAAAATCACTCAAGAGATGTGGATAAATGA